A window of Corallococcus macrosporus DSM 14697 contains these coding sequences:
- a CDS encoding diguanylate cyclase encodes MSSIVLAEPSAPVAGALRRYLEAAGHEVSWVSSVDEALRTVRERAPTVLMASGTGALDGEALCRSVRAEGLSAPVLLLYSPDEEHADTRAAEAGADGCLVGPLKRPTVLTCVSLLMQREEALRRAGAVSARPPPPPLDAVAQADGPPPLPGVLGGRMVPPPPPLDDVDAPVGSAEAQAVPPPPPAEAAVGAAGGAEAQAVPPPPPAEAAAGAAGGAEAQEGIPGEARAPALVAPTSEVPPPLPVRRGAESASLPPELGEEPITSPSSEAGSTALDAAAAAASAYDATASLASGSTAQAAGVATTPGGTAQDTVPVPGSAGQAADAVSTPVAAPAQVSDEDDLPLLHAEPEADEPSDAVTSSEAQAQPPAMHAEAALASTGAIAEPTSAQPVQAEAGAAAEPAGASPLPTAAPGADSTPAPAPSAPPSVPGARHSGSFPALALTPGAEGRRISRSDLPSVGSTPDFEFLKRLMLMEVKRSRRYRYPIAVLLVDIDKFEEKAASLAPNARKLALAEALGLLVSGVRDIDVAVPFADSRFVVFLPHTPRSGALIVGQRLRELIKSLKAFEGASASVGVAVSEPPPGRGPVAGALAQVSFGSLLKEAGEALRRAQAAGGDWVEAASGRTQPG; translated from the coding sequence ATGTCCTCCATCGTCCTCGCCGAGCCCTCCGCACCGGTGGCGGGCGCTCTTCGCCGCTATCTGGAAGCCGCCGGTCATGAAGTGTCCTGGGTGAGCAGCGTCGACGAGGCGCTGCGCACCGTGCGGGAGCGCGCGCCCACTGTCCTGATGGCGTCCGGAACGGGCGCGCTGGACGGTGAGGCGCTGTGCCGGAGTGTGCGGGCCGAAGGCCTGTCCGCGCCGGTGCTGCTGCTGTACTCGCCGGACGAGGAGCACGCGGACACGCGTGCGGCCGAGGCTGGCGCGGACGGGTGCCTGGTGGGGCCGTTGAAGCGCCCCACGGTGCTGACGTGCGTGTCGCTGCTCATGCAGCGCGAGGAGGCCCTGCGGCGGGCGGGGGCTGTGTCCGCGCGGCCGCCGCCTCCTCCACTCGATGCGGTGGCGCAGGCGGACGGGCCGCCGCCGCTGCCTGGCGTGTTGGGCGGGCGGATGGTTCCGCCTCCACCGCCGCTCGACGACGTGGACGCCCCTGTTGGGAGCGCGGAGGCGCAAGCCGTGCCGCCACCGCCGCCGGCAGAGGCAGCAGTGGGCGCCGCCGGGGGCGCGGAGGCGCAAGCCGTGCCGCCACCGCCGCCGGCAGAGGCAGCAGCGGGCGCCGCCGGGGGCGCGGAGGCGCAGGAAGGCATCCCGGGTGAGGCGCGTGCTCCGGCGCTGGTGGCGCCGACGTCGGAGGTTCCGCCGCCGTTGCCCGTGCGGCGCGGAGCGGAGTCCGCGTCACTCCCGCCCGAGCTGGGCGAAGAACCCATTACGTCGCCTTCCTCCGAGGCCGGCAGCACGGCCTTGGATGCGGCGGCAGCGGCCGCCTCGGCCTACGATGCGACCGCGTCGCTTGCCTCGGGCAGCACGGCCCAGGCCGCGGGCGTCGCGACGACCCCGGGCGGTACGGCCCAGGACACAGTGCCTGTTCCGGGCAGCGCGGGCCAGGCCGCGGACGCGGTGTCGACTCCCGTCGCTGCGCCGGCGCAGGTGTCCGACGAAGACGACCTGCCACTGCTCCACGCGGAGCCGGAGGCCGACGAGCCTTCGGACGCGGTGACGTCGTCCGAGGCCCAGGCTCAGCCGCCAGCGATGCATGCCGAGGCGGCCCTCGCTTCGACAGGGGCCATTGCGGAGCCGACGTCTGCGCAACCAGTCCAGGCAGAGGCTGGCGCGGCTGCGGAGCCCGCGGGCGCGAGCCCCTTGCCCACGGCGGCGCCGGGAGCCGACAGCACCCCGGCGCCAGCCCCCAGCGCACCGCCTTCCGTGCCCGGGGCCCGGCACTCCGGCTCATTCCCGGCGCTCGCGCTCACGCCGGGAGCCGAGGGCCGCCGCATCAGCCGGTCCGACCTGCCGTCTGTCGGCTCCACCCCGGACTTCGAGTTCCTCAAGCGGCTGATGTTGATGGAAGTGAAGCGCAGCCGGCGCTACCGCTACCCCATCGCCGTGCTGCTGGTGGACATCGACAAGTTCGAAGAGAAGGCCGCCTCGCTGGCCCCCAACGCGCGGAAGCTCGCGCTCGCCGAGGCACTGGGCCTGCTCGTGTCCGGCGTGCGCGACATCGACGTGGCTGTGCCCTTCGCGGACAGCCGCTTCGTCGTCTTCCTCCCGCACACGCCGCGCTCCGGCGCGCTGATTGTGGGCCAGCGCCTGCGCGAGCTCATCAAGTCGCTGAAGGCCTTCGAGGGCGCCAGCGCCTCCGTGGGCGTCGCCGTCTCCGAGCCCCCGCCGGGCCGCGGGCCGGTGGCGGGCGCCCTGGCGCAGGTCAGCTTCGGCAGCCTCCTCAAGGAGGCCGGCGAGGCCCTGCGCCGCGCACAGGCCGCGGGCGGTGACTGGGTGGAAGCCGCGAGCGGAAGGACTCAGCCGGGGTAG
- the frr gene encoding ribosome recycling factor produces the protein MSGDVVAELKGRIDKSLEGLRTDLTKVRTGRASIAILDGVRVDYYGTPTPLSGVASVNAPEPRLITIKPWEKSVLKDIEKALREANLGINPMNDGEMIRLPFPPLTEERRKDIAKQVKTKGEEFKVAIRNLRRDANEALKTQLKDKKITEDDHKRITETVQKQTDAGIAQVDEIVKKKEKEVMEV, from the coding sequence ATGAGTGGAGACGTCGTCGCCGAACTGAAGGGCCGTATCGACAAGTCGCTCGAGGGCCTGCGCACGGACCTGACGAAGGTCCGCACGGGCCGCGCCAGCATCGCCATCCTGGATGGCGTCCGGGTGGACTACTACGGCACGCCGACGCCGCTGTCCGGCGTGGCCAGCGTCAACGCGCCCGAGCCCCGGCTCATCACCATCAAGCCGTGGGAGAAGAGCGTCCTCAAGGACATCGAGAAGGCGCTGCGCGAGGCGAACCTGGGCATCAACCCGATGAACGACGGCGAGATGATTCGCCTGCCCTTCCCGCCGCTCACCGAGGAGCGCCGCAAGGACATCGCCAAGCAGGTGAAGACCAAGGGCGAGGAGTTCAAGGTCGCCATCCGCAACCTCCGCCGCGACGCGAACGAGGCGCTGAAGACGCAGCTCAAGGACAAGAAGATCACCGAGGACGACCACAAGCGCATCACCGAGACGGTGCAGAAGCAGACCGACGCGGGCATCGCGCAGGTGGATGAAATCGTGAAGAAGAAGGAGAAGGAGGTCATGGAGGTTTGA
- the pyrH gene encoding UMP kinase, which translates to MSSDTKKPLPYKRILLKLSGEALMGEGKYGIHPPTLMGIAEEVIELSQAGVEVALVIGGGNIFRGVAGATEGMDRASADYMGMLATCINSMAMQDALEKKGLHTRVLSAIKMEQIAEPYIRRRAVRHLEKGRVVIFAAGTGNPYFTTDTAASLRAMEINAEVILKATKVDGVYSADPKKDPNARRYRSLTYMDVLKQNLNVMDSTAISLCMDNKLPIIVFDLTQRGNIRRAVLGDGDIGTLVGGSETVWA; encoded by the coding sequence ATGTCCTCCGACACGAAGAAGCCGCTCCCGTATAAGCGCATCCTCCTCAAGCTCTCGGGCGAGGCCCTGATGGGGGAGGGGAAGTACGGCATCCATCCGCCCACGCTGATGGGCATCGCCGAGGAAGTCATCGAGCTGTCGCAGGCCGGGGTGGAGGTGGCCCTGGTGATTGGCGGCGGCAACATCTTCCGGGGCGTCGCGGGCGCCACGGAGGGCATGGACCGCGCCAGCGCCGACTACATGGGCATGCTGGCCACCTGCATCAACTCCATGGCCATGCAGGACGCGCTGGAGAAGAAGGGCCTGCACACGCGCGTGCTGTCCGCCATCAAGATGGAGCAGATCGCCGAGCCGTACATCCGCCGGCGCGCGGTGCGCCACCTGGAGAAGGGCCGCGTCGTGATTTTCGCGGCGGGCACCGGCAACCCGTACTTCACCACGGACACCGCCGCCTCCCTCCGCGCCATGGAAATCAACGCGGAGGTCATCCTCAAGGCGACCAAGGTGGACGGGGTGTACAGCGCGGACCCGAAGAAGGACCCCAACGCGCGGCGCTATCGGTCGCTGACGTACATGGACGTGTTGAAGCAGAATCTCAACGTCATGGACTCCACGGCCATCTCGCTGTGCATGGACAACAAGCTGCCCATCATCGTGTTCGACCTGACGCAGCGGGGCAACATCCGCCGCGCGGTGTTGGGTGACGGGGACATTGGTACGTTGGTGGGTGGCAGCGAGACGGTCTGGGCCTGA
- the tsf gene encoding translation elongation factor Ts produces the protein MAEVSAQMVKELRERTNAGMMDCKKALSESGGDFAKAEEWLRKKGIAKSAGKEGRVAAEGVVGTYVHGGRIGVIVEVNCETDFVARNPDFQELVKDVAMQIAAANPKFVRREEVPTDNLDKEKDIQREILKQQGKPEAMLEKILVGKMEKYYEGVCLVDQLWVKDDKKKVGEMISERAAKIGEKVSVRRFVRYEVGEGIEKKKDDLAAEVAKTLGQA, from the coding sequence ATGGCCGAAGTAAGCGCCCAGATGGTGAAGGAACTCCGCGAGCGGACCAACGCGGGCATGATGGACTGCAAGAAGGCGCTCTCCGAGTCCGGTGGCGACTTCGCCAAGGCCGAGGAGTGGCTGCGCAAGAAGGGCATCGCCAAGTCCGCTGGCAAGGAAGGCCGCGTCGCCGCCGAGGGCGTCGTCGGCACCTACGTCCACGGTGGCCGCATCGGCGTCATCGTCGAGGTGAACTGCGAGACGGACTTCGTCGCCCGCAACCCCGACTTCCAGGAGCTGGTGAAGGACGTGGCCATGCAGATCGCCGCGGCCAACCCCAAGTTCGTCCGCCGTGAGGAGGTCCCCACGGACAACCTGGACAAGGAGAAGGACATCCAGCGGGAGATCCTGAAGCAGCAGGGCAAGCCCGAGGCGATGCTGGAGAAGATCCTCGTCGGGAAGATGGAGAAGTACTACGAGGGCGTCTGCCTCGTGGACCAGCTCTGGGTGAAGGACGACAAGAAGAAGGTCGGCGAGATGATCTCCGAGCGCGCCGCGAAGATTGGCGAGAAGGTCTCCGTGCGCCGCTTCGTCCGCTACGAGGTGGGTGAGGGCATCGAGAAGAAGAAGGACGACCTCGCCGCTGAAGTCGCCAAGACGCTGGGCCAGGCGTAA
- the rpsB gene encoding 30S ribosomal protein S2: METQDTQTQQQAMAAAGGITMRQLLEAGVHFGHQTKRWNPKMKPFIFGARNGIYIIDLQKTVVLARSAFRFVADITARGGSVLFVGTKKQAQDVVREEAARAGQFFVTSRWLGGTLTNFKTIKQGIDRLKTLEKMAEDGTFERLPKKEVAQLEREREKLEKNLGGVKEMNKLPRCVFVIDPKKEHIAIHEAGRLGIPVIGLVDTNCDPDGIDFVIPGNDDAIRSIKLFTSKIAESCLEGAARYRASGAAERDEQEEREGRDDRGDRRDDRRGPRRGDRRDDRRDRGGDRGGDRRGPLVEMKGAAPVAAEPAAEAAPEGEAAAE, translated from the coding sequence ATGGAAACGCAGGACACGCAGACGCAGCAGCAGGCGATGGCCGCCGCCGGTGGCATCACGATGAGGCAGCTCCTGGAGGCCGGTGTTCACTTCGGCCACCAGACGAAGCGCTGGAACCCGAAGATGAAGCCCTTCATCTTCGGCGCCCGCAACGGCATCTACATCATCGACCTCCAGAAGACGGTCGTGCTGGCCCGCTCGGCGTTCCGCTTCGTGGCGGACATCACCGCGCGCGGTGGCTCGGTGCTCTTCGTCGGCACCAAGAAGCAGGCGCAGGACGTGGTCCGCGAGGAGGCTGCGCGCGCCGGCCAGTTCTTCGTCACCAGCCGCTGGCTGGGTGGCACGCTGACCAACTTCAAGACCATCAAGCAGGGCATCGACCGCCTGAAGACGCTGGAGAAGATGGCCGAGGACGGCACCTTCGAGCGCCTGCCCAAGAAGGAAGTCGCCCAGCTCGAGCGTGAGCGCGAGAAGCTGGAGAAGAACCTGGGCGGCGTGAAGGAGATGAACAAGCTGCCCCGCTGCGTCTTCGTCATCGACCCGAAGAAGGAGCACATCGCCATCCACGAGGCCGGCCGCCTGGGCATCCCGGTCATCGGTCTGGTGGACACCAACTGCGATCCGGACGGCATCGACTTCGTCATCCCTGGCAACGACGACGCCATCCGCTCCATCAAGCTCTTCACCTCGAAGATCGCCGAGTCCTGCCTCGAGGGCGCCGCGCGTTACCGCGCCTCGGGCGCCGCCGAGCGCGACGAGCAGGAGGAGCGCGAGGGCCGTGACGACCGTGGCGACCGCCGTGATGACCGCCGGGGTCCGCGCCGTGGCGACCGCCGCGACGACCGTCGTGACCGTGGCGGTGACCGTGGCGGCGACCGCCGTGGTCCCCTCGTCGAGATGAAGGGCGCGGCCCCTGTCGCCGCCGAGCCGGCCGCCGAGGCCGCTCCCGAGGGTGAGGCGGCGGCCGAGTAG